A stretch of the Mycoplasmoides genitalium G37 genome encodes the following:
- a CDS encoding MPN160 family protein: MLLLRALFLELKTNKNCKALLLLLIPLLVGLTLIIYGIVLFSTEGVIDHGDHNHLRARFQLTLEEIIVFVVGSIILFFTLASFCVSCFMLMRSPKQKQLEVDHANKTNLKPKAIVNCDLFQLGDYCVFTFKKLSFKQRFKQDFFARSKFSFRSELYRLCLVGVLIALNLALSLIEIPGIVLPWGSSIQFRFFNTAILFIAVRLVGLLSTSLVALITPWLHLLIHPIHTPISSLFYMVNDFLVLWIFYFFFFHLFKAEVIQTTTVVDNKPFSQLVNTKKTKWTKFFSLLVISFLCGFIEGLGFYFGYFLILGNVSSLGLKIYYDGLQQRDLINSSNVLFFLMTTTAIFSIKYIFEMLFFFSVEKNVVNIANHFGLY, translated from the coding sequence ATGTTATTGCTTAGAGCATTATTTTTAGAGTTGAAAACCAACAAAAATTGTAAAGCTTTACTTTTGTTATTAATCCCCTTACTAGTTGGTTTAACCTTGATAATCTATGGGATTGTCTTATTTTCCACTGAAGGGGTAATTGACCATGGTGATCATAACCACTTAAGAGCAAGGTTTCAACTCACTTTAGAGGAGATTATTGTTTTTGTTGTTGGTAGTATTATCTTGTTTTTTACTTTAGCTAGCTTTTGTGTGAGTTGCTTTATGTTAATGAGAAGTCCTAAGCAAAAACAGCTAGAGGTTGATCATGCTAATAAAACTAATTTAAAACCAAAAGCAATAGTTAATTGTGATCTTTTTCAGTTGGGTGATTACTGTGTGTTTACATTTAAAAAACTTAGCTTTAAACAACGGTTTAAGCAAGATTTTTTTGCTAGAAGTAAGTTTTCGTTTCGCAGTGAACTGTATCGTCTTTGTTTGGTGGGAGTGTTAATTGCTCTCAATTTAGCGTTAAGTTTGATTGAAATTCCTGGGATAGTTTTACCTTGGGGTAGTTCGATCCAATTCCGTTTTTTTAATACGGCTATCTTGTTTATTGCTGTTAGGTTGGTGGGATTATTATCTACTTCTTTAGTGGCTTTAATCACCCCCTGATTACACCTGTTAATCCATCCTATTCACACCCCCATTAGTAGTTTGTTTTACATGGTTAATGACTTTTTGGTGCTGTGGATCTTTTATTTCTTTTTTTTCCATCTCTTTAAAGCAGAGGTGATCCAAACTACTACTGTAGTTGACAACAAACCTTTTAGTCAGTTAGTTAATACTAAAAAGACGAAGTGAACAAAGTTTTTTTCCTTACTTGTAATTAGCTTTTTGTGTGGCTTTATTGAGGGGTTAGGTTTTTACTTTGGTTATTTTTTAATCCTTGGTAATGTTTCTAGTTTAGGATTGAAGATCTATTATGATGGGTTACAACAACGTGATCTGATTAACAGTAGTAATGTTTTGTTCTTTTTAATGACAACAACTGCTATCTTCAGTATTAAATACATCTTTGAGATGTTATTTTTCTTTAGTGTTGAAAAGAATGTAGTTAATATTGCTAACCACTTTGGTTTGTATTAA
- a CDS encoding DUF2130 domain-containing protein — MKYVKVQIINKSTIELLEDAKKGEKINLDLINQVDQTNILNTITTNQKLAWEKELSAQFINQQNELIKNFEIEIIKLKTMLNDKEQALLLKTKLELQNQFQKQIENYINEINKLKLTNKELEITNQKQLESSLKLQRNEFEEKINQQNLTIEKLKIQQARSSIWAVAKKGNELEKWCENQYESYADSFENCQFTRYKTEINLLDENDFPNEKADYIFSFFGEKTNKIPFLSICCEMKSEFNDSKHKSKNKDHISKLVRDAKRANCKYAFLISELELETENDIQVRLMPTLESGVEVYLVRPMFFILMLKLFYKLAKKLFALNRFQSVELIDKNKLNEQFKQLKDNFLTKTFLEIEKVCKSNLVDIETLEKAVVKLRVRNERVLDQLLNKWTKKIDSFDLQLTKKITNNY; from the coding sequence ATGAAGTATGTAAAAGTACAGATCATCAATAAATCAACTATTGAACTGTTAGAGGATGCTAAAAAAGGGGAAAAAATTAATTTAGATTTAATTAACCAAGTTGATCAGACCAACATCCTCAATACGATCACTACTAACCAAAAATTAGCATGAGAAAAGGAGTTAAGTGCTCAATTTATCAATCAGCAGAATGAGTTAATTAAAAACTTTGAAATTGAGATCATTAAGTTAAAAACTATGCTTAATGACAAAGAGCAAGCATTGTTGTTAAAAACCAAATTAGAATTACAAAACCAGTTTCAAAAGCAGATAGAGAACTATATCAATGAGATTAACAAGCTCAAGTTAACCAATAAAGAGCTTGAAATTACTAACCAAAAACAACTAGAAAGCTCACTTAAACTACAGCGAAACGAATTTGAAGAGAAAATCAACCAGCAAAACTTAACGATTGAAAAACTGAAAATTCAACAAGCAAGAAGTAGTATCTGAGCAGTTGCTAAAAAAGGGAATGAACTTGAAAAGTGGTGTGAAAACCAGTATGAGTCTTATGCAGATAGCTTTGAAAACTGTCAGTTTACTAGGTATAAAACTGAAATTAACTTATTAGATGAAAATGATTTTCCTAATGAAAAAGCAGATTACATCTTTAGTTTCTTTGGTGAAAAAACCAATAAAATTCCGTTTTTATCAATTTGCTGTGAGATGAAAAGTGAGTTTAATGATAGTAAGCATAAATCAAAAAACAAAGATCATATTAGCAAACTGGTCAGGGATGCTAAACGTGCTAACTGCAAGTATGCTTTTTTAATTAGTGAACTTGAACTGGAGACTGAAAATGACATCCAAGTGCGCTTAATGCCAACATTGGAAAGTGGTGTTGAAGTCTATCTAGTTAGACCAATGTTTTTTATCTTAATGCTTAAACTTTTCTATAAGTTAGCTAAGAAGTTGTTTGCCCTTAACCGTTTTCAATCAGTTGAACTAATTGATAAAAATAAGTTAAATGAACAGTTTAAACAGTTGAAAGATAATTTTTTAACCAAAACCTTTTTAGAGATTGAAAAAGTGTGTAAAAGTAACTTAGTTGATATTGAAACACTTGAAAAAGCAGTGGTGAAACTAAGGGTTAGAAACGAACGCGTTTTAGATCAGTTACTTAATAAATGAACTAAGAAAATTGATAGCTTTGATTTACAGTTAACTAAGAAAATTACTAATAACTACTAG
- a CDS encoding MPN162 family protein: MKLYRSLKAALLPGICTSILLASCASTNTYQDQRNALISLASNRDTLIANAKKSKEEVQKEVTKMNSSTSSMMTATQSVAITTHQTTEKTNNSKYDLDKLFKDYILYVVDNFSGLVFKRTGGHRIQLIDKDKEILDGGNLTKHTHHDHNHMHNHEHEHEEHHDEEETEVVGRALSFTNGIFLVIDYKKDSERKNMSGSTTMMHQHHHEAEEHKEERKLSLNLKAYKFNTPFNISEFISAWHHKESHNSDTEFNNLHNKYDKEELDIIDYNFEEKAVDETIA, from the coding sequence ATGAAATTATACCGATCTTTAAAAGCAGCCCTGTTACCAGGGATATGCACTAGCATTTTACTTGCTAGTTGTGCTTCAACAAATACTTATCAAGACCAAAGGAATGCCTTGATTAGTTTGGCTTCTAATCGTGATACTTTAATTGCGAATGCTAAAAAATCCAAAGAAGAAGTGCAAAAAGAAGTTACCAAAATGAATAGTAGTACTTCATCAATGATGACAGCTACCCAAAGTGTTGCAATTACAACACATCAAACTACTGAAAAAACAAATAATTCTAAGTATGATCTAGACAAGCTTTTTAAGGATTACATCCTTTATGTTGTTGATAATTTTTCAGGACTTGTTTTTAAAAGAACTGGCGGTCATAGGATCCAGTTAATCGATAAGGATAAAGAGATTTTGGATGGTGGTAATCTAACTAAACATACCCACCACGATCATAACCATATGCATAATCATGAACATGAACATGAAGAACACCATGATGAGGAAGAGACAGAAGTAGTTGGCAGAGCACTATCTTTTACTAATGGCATCTTTCTAGTGATTGACTATAAAAAAGACTCTGAAAGAAAAAATATGAGTGGTTCAACTACTATGATGCACCAACACCACCATGAAGCTGAAGAACATAAAGAGGAACGTAAGCTCTCTTTAAACTTAAAAGCATACAAATTTAATACCCCTTTTAACATTAGTGAGTTTATTAGTGCTTGACATCATAAAGAATCTCATAATAGTGACACAGAGTTCAATAACCTTCACAATAAGTATGACAAGGAAGAATTGGATATTATTGACTATAACTTTGAAGAAAAAGCTGTTGATGAAACAATTGCTTAA
- a CDS encoding MPN163 family protein yields the protein MTVYTYTVFLFNWENIGLMEQQNPDRLKKDRELIYAIVTAKGIISRFFWSILSFLITNLIFFFAAFVALLIYLLASVDNQFAFVFIAAIIFIIFYNIFFLSYLLFIYFKGQKAIENNCKYLLTILDIKSDELLPFSLLGSLRKGYMLDEMLLEQ from the coding sequence ATGACAGTGTACACTTACACTGTTTTTTTATTTAATTGAGAAAATATTGGGTTGATGGAACAACAAAACCCTGATCGTTTAAAAAAAGATAGGGAACTTATTTATGCAATTGTTACAGCTAAAGGTATCATTAGCCGTTTCTTTTGATCAATCCTTAGTTTTTTAATTACTAACCTTATCTTCTTTTTTGCAGCTTTTGTAGCGCTCTTAATTTATCTGTTAGCAAGTGTTGATAATCAGTTTGCATTTGTTTTTATTGCTGCAATTATCTTCATTATTTTTTACAACATCTTCTTTTTAAGTTACCTGTTGTTTATCTATTTTAAGGGCCAGAAAGCAATTGAAAACAACTGTAAGTACCTGTTAACAATCCTTGATATTAAGAGTGATGAACTGTTACCTTTTTCGCTTTTAGGTAGTTTAAGAAAAGGTTATATGCTAGATGAAATGCTCTTAGAACAGTAA
- the rpsJ gene encoding 30S ribosomal protein S10, producing the protein MNSAVKYPELKIKLESYDSTLLDLTIKKIVEVVKGVNIKIKGPLPLPTKKEVITIIRSPHVDKASREQFEKNTHKRLMILVDVNQGGIDSLKKIKIPVGVTLRFSK; encoded by the coding sequence ATGAATAGCGCTGTAAAATATCCTGAGCTGAAGATCAAACTTGAGTCTTATGATAGCACCCTTTTAGATCTCACTATTAAAAAGATAGTTGAGGTTGTAAAGGGTGTGAACATTAAGATTAAAGGTCCTTTACCTTTGCCTACTAAAAAGGAAGTGATCACCATTATCCGCTCTCCCCATGTTGATAAAGCATCCAGAGAGCAGTTTGAAAAAAATACCCACAAGCGCTTAATGATTCTTGTTGATGTTAATCAAGGAGGGATTGATAGTTTAAAAAAGATTAAGATCCCAGTTGGGGTTACACTGCGTTTTTCAAAATAG